The genomic stretch CGACTGCGGGCACATATATGACCGGATTTTTCCCAATCATGATGTTCGGTCTTCCGGCGGCGTGTCTGGCTATGGTTGTGACTGCGAAGCCGTCTAAACGGAAAGCGACGGCTGGAATGATGATTGGATTTGCTTTAACGGCGTTTATCACAGGGATTACGGAGCCGATTGAGTTTGCATTTATGTTTTTATCTCCGCTTTTATACGCTGTTCACGCGGTCTTAACCGGGTTATCTTTATTTATCGTCAACTGGCTCGGCATCCGCTCAGGCTTCTCTTTTTCAGCCGGAGCTATCGATTATGTGCTCAGCTATGGAATCGCGGAAAAACCGCTGCTTCTGCTTTTGGTAGGTATATGCTATGCGGCAGTATACTTTATCGTGTTTTATGTACTGATTAAGGCTTTGAATTTAAAAACGCCTGGACGGGAAGACGATGATGTGGATGAAGTGCTGGATGAAAATACTGTTCAGGATGTAAATGAAAACATCATGCTGAAAGGGCTCGGCGGAAAAGAAAACCTTCAAACCATTGATCATTGCGCCACAAGGCTGCGACTGACTGTGAAGGATACCGCTTTGGTGGATGAAGCACTGCTAAAGAAAGCAGGCGCAAAAGGGGTTGTCAAATCGGGCGGGCAATCGGTTCAAGTCATTATTGGCCCGAATGTGGAATTTGCAGCTGAGGAATTGAGGGCTGCTGTCAAATAAAAAAGCGGAGAGGGCAACCTCTCCGCTTTTTCTTATTTATCTTCGTTATCCTTTGACGTTTCGGAAGAATCTTCGTCATGTTTTGTGTAATCATAATCAGAAGGATTCACCTTCTTAAAACCTTTCGGCTCGTAGAACCGCAGCAGGTCTCCGTTTATGATTTTATCGGACATTTCAAGTTCCTTCTTGACGAGTGAGTCTTCTGACTTGTCGACTTCGGATTCATCGAGTTCTTTTCCGGTTTTCGTGTCGTAATACTTACCGGATATTTTCGTGTACTTCGGTGAAATAAAGTCTCCGTTTCGGAACGGAATCACTTCACGGTGTTCTTTCGATAAAATATCAGAACCGGACATCAGATAGTCCTTCGTATCCACTCCGAGCAGATGCAGAATGGTAGGAGCCACATCAACGTCTCCGGCATATTTATGAACTTTCTCGCCCTTCACGCCGGCAGCGTGGATAAAGAGCGGCACCCGTTGAAGCTGGGCGTTGTCGTAATCAGTGATTTCATCCTTGCCAAGCACTTTCGCCATCGCTTTATTGTGGTTTTCAGAGATGCCGTAGTGGTCTCCGTACATCACAATAATCGATTTATCATATAACCCGTCTTTTTTCAGATCATTGAAGAATTGTTCAATGGACTGATCAAGGTAATGGGCTGACTGGAAATAGTTATCGACGACAGAGTCACCAAAGTCTCCAGCCGGGAAGTCTGTATCCCCCTCATCCATTCCGAATGGGAAGTGGTTGGAAAGGGTAATGAACTTCGTATAGAACGGCTGCGGCAGGCTTTCCAGCAGCGGCATTGATTCTTTGAAGAACGGTTTGTCTTTCATGCCGTAGTTTTTCGTGTTTTCTTCGTTCATGTCATAGTAAGCAGAATCAAAGAATTTATCAATGCCTTCCGCCTTGTACATTTCGTTACGGTTCCAGAACGTCTGCGTGTTCCCGTGGAAAGTAGCAGATGTGTAATTCTTAGACTTCAGAATCGCCGGAACGGATTGCAGCGTGTTTTGCGCTTTGTTTACGAAAACTGAACCTTGAGCCAGCGGGTACAGAGAGTTTTCCATCATAAATTCAGCATCAGATGTTTTACCTTGTCCCGTTTGGTGGAAAAAGTTATCAAAGTAGAACGTTTCGTTATCATGTGCCAGTTTATTTAAGAATGGTGTCACTTCTTTGCCGTCAATTTTATAGTCGATGATAAATGACTGCAAAGATTCAAGTGAAACGTAAATGACGTTTTTTCCTTCCGCTTTGCCGAAATACACGTTATTCGGCACATCGTAATTGGCTTTCATGTAGTTTTCTACTTCCGTTACGTCGCTGGAATCGGCAAGCGCGCGCTGGCTGTTGGACTTGATATTCTGTACAGCGTCATAAATCGTGAAATTGTATGTTCCCAAGTATTTCACAAGATAGTTCCGGTCGAATGATCTTGTCAGCAATTCAGGACGGTCTGATTCCGCAACTGCCAGGTTGATCAAGAACACAAGAATTGAAGACGCAAAAATAATTCGGAACGATTTTTTGCTTGACGTTTCGGCAGGCTTGTTTACTTTGATCGCCAAGATGATCAGGATGATCGTATCGATAAAGTAAAAGGCGTCAGTCGGTCTCATCAGCGAAAATGCGCTGTCACCGAGTTGGCCGCCGTTTGTTTTAGCCTGCATAATGACCGGAATTGTAATAAAATCATTGAAAAATCTGTAGTACACAATGTTGGCGTACAGTAAAAAAGACATTAAAAAATGAATCACTATAATGGCTGTCTGCTGTAATTTTTTCTTGAACAAGAGTCCAAAGCCAAGAAAGAACAAGCTTGAGCTAAGAGGATTCACAAAAAGCAATATTTTTTGTATCGTGTTGTCTATTCCTAAGTTGAAATTCAGGACATAACCGACATACGTTTTGATCCATAACAGGACGACCGCAATTAAGAAGAAGGCCAGTCCTCTTTCTTTTATAAATGTTTTCATTGTTACACTCCTTTTTTCCGATCCAGTTCGAGCGAAACGATAGAAAAAACGAACGTATCCAATATAACACGAATCAGCAGATTAGAAAAGTGAAAATCGTATGAGGGAGAAAGTGGCGAAAAACGCCGTCGAATCAACGTTTCGCTTTGATATTACCAAATGTAAAACAAGGTATCTTTCTAGAAATAAAGGAATAAAATGGTACATTGAGAATTGTATGATAAAATATAAGGTATAGATAAAAAGAGGTGAAATGATGGATTTTTCCCATATTGTGTCTGAAGATAAAATTAAGCGCGCCATCAAAGACGGGGACTTTCAAAACCTCCCGGGAATGGGGAAGCCGCTGCCGAAGGATGACGCGGCACACTTGCCGGAATCGCTGCGCATGGGCTATCGTATTTTGAAAAACGCGGGAATGGCAGAGGACGAGGGCGCGCTCAAAAAAGAGCTTATGACCATCGACCATTTAATCGAAAAGTGCTATGACGAAAAAGAACGCGAGCAATTAATCAGAAAAAAATCTGAAAAGCAATTGCTGCTTGATAAGCTTGTCGACAAAAAAGGCATGTTTTCAAAGCCAGCATCCGCTTTTTATAAGAATAAAGTATATGACCGGCTTGGACGAAACAGACCTTCTTCCAGCTGATTTGTCTTGTCTGCAGGATGGCGATTGATAAAAGCCATCCTTTTTATGTTCCAAGTTCTATGTCAAAAGGTTTATGTTTTTCCATCTATGGGAAATGATTCATAAACGAAAAAAGGGTGATGGGATGGAACGACTATTAGTATGGATAGAGCATATATCTGATTGG from Bacillus subtilis subsp. subtilis str. 168 encodes the following:
- the ltaSB gene encoding enzyme responsible for polyglycerolphosphate LTA synthesis (Evidence 1a: Function from experimental evidences in the studied strain; PubMedId: 10658653, 21255105; Product type e: enzyme), which produces MKTFIKERGLAFFLIAVVLLWIKTYVGYVLNFNLGIDNTIQKILLFVNPLSSSLFFLGFGLLFKKKLQQTAIIVIHFLMSFLLYANIVYYRFFNDFITIPVIMQAKTNGGQLGDSAFSLMRPTDAFYFIDTIILIILAIKVNKPAETSSKKSFRIIFASSILVFLINLAVAESDRPELLTRSFDRNYLVKYLGTYNFTIYDAVQNIKSNSQRALADSSDVTEVENYMKANYDVPNNVYFGKAEGKNVIYVSLESLQSFIIDYKIDGKEVTPFLNKLAHDNETFYFDNFFHQTGQGKTSDAEFMMENSLYPLAQGSVFVNKAQNTLQSVPAILKSKNYTSATFHGNTQTFWNRNEMYKAEGIDKFFDSAYYDMNEENTKNYGMKDKPFFKESMPLLESLPQPFYTKFITLSNHFPFGMDEGDTDFPAGDFGDSVVDNYFQSAHYLDQSIEQFFNDLKKDGLYDKSIIVMYGDHYGISENHNKAMAKVLGKDEITDYDNAQLQRVPLFIHAAGVKGEKVHKYAGDVDVAPTILHLLGVDTKDYLMSGSDILSKEHREVIPFRNGDFISPKYTKISGKYYDTKTGKELDESEVDKSEDSLVKKELEMSDKIINGDLLRFYEPKGFKKVNPSDYDYTKHDEDSSETSKDNEDK
- the nagP gene encoding phosphotransferase system (PTS) N-acetylglucosamine-specific enzyme IICB component (Evidence 2b: Function from indirect experimental evidences (e.g. phenotypes); PubMedId: 15849754, 16850406, 8246840; Product type t: transporter); protein product: MLSFLQKLGKSFMLPIAVLPAVGIILALGREDVFNIPFVYQAGTAVFDHLPLIFAIGIAIGISKDSNGAAGLSGAISYLMLDAATKTIDKTNNMAVFGGIIAGLIAGYTYNRFKDTKLPEYLGFFSGRRLVPILTAIITIILAGIFGVVWPPIQSCINSFGEWMLGLGGIGAGIFGLFNRLLIPLGLHHVLNNIFWFQFGEYNGVTGDLARFFAKDPTAGTYMTGFFPIMMFGLPAACLAMVVTAKPSKRKATAGMMIGFALTAFITGITEPIEFAFMFLSPLLYAVHAVLTGLSLFIVNWLGIRSGFSFSAGAIDYVLSYGIAEKPLLLLLVGICYAAVYFIVFYVLIKALNLKTPGREDDDVDEVLDENTVQDVNENIMLKGLGGKENLQTIDHCATRLRLTVKDTALVDEALLKKAGAKGVVKSGGQSVQVIIGPNVEFAAEELRAAVK
- the yflB gene encoding hypothetical protein (Evidence 4: Unknown function but conserved in other organisms); this translates as MDFSHIVSEDKIKRAIKDGDFQNLPGMGKPLPKDDAAHLPESLRMGYRILKNAGMAEDEGALKKELMTIDHLIEKCYDEKEREQLIRKKSEKQLLLDKLVDKKGMFSKPASAFYKNKVYDRLGRNRPSSS
- the yflD gene encoding hypothetical protein (Evidence 5: Unknown function), with product MREKVAKNAVESTFRFDITKCKTRYLSRNKGIKWYIENCMIKYKV